In Chryseobacterium salivictor, the DNA window TATTGGGTATTAAATTTTGCAAACCGGCATCGCTGTAATAGGTTTTCTGAGCCGTTGCATCCGGCGTTACAACGGCATCGTTCAAATTAAAGACTGCACTGTTGATACTGCTGCATTTTTTTAAAATCACATTGCTGGTAGCGATTTGATTGAGATTAATGGTTGCCTGCAAGATTTCACAATCGGGAATGTCGCCATTTCCGCAGAATGAGAATTTAAAAGTGTCTGTTCCTGTCGCATTTGGGTTTGCGGTGTAAGTAATGGTTCCGTCTGCATTGATGACAGCGGTTCCTTTCGTAGGTGGCGTATTGATGGTAAGAGTAGGCGTATTTATGGTTTGGGAACTTAAAACAAAAATCGGCGTGATATCCTGTGATGTACAGGTGGTGAAATCATAATTCGTAAAGGTGGTACAGTTGTAAAATTTAAAATCGCGCGTTTGTATTTCATCGCAGGAACCTTGTTTCACTTTTACCGCGTAAATACCTGCTTGTGTAGGAATATATACAAAGGTGTTGTTTACCCCCGGAGCAGGAACATAAATGGTTCCAACTTTTTGGAGCCATTCATATCGGTCAAACCCCTCTGTTACTTCTAATTTTACATCAGGAAGACAGTCGCCCTCCGTTTTTGTAATCAGTGGAATGGACGAGAATCCCGCGAAATAACCGCCGTAACCCACGGCATCATTTCCGGCAGAGATACCTGCCGTAACGGCTTTGGAAGAATATATGGCAATGTTCCCTGTGATATTAGGAATGGAATAGGTAACCCAGGTGTTGTTCCCGGAAACATCGAACGGGCCATTGCTTGCATTCAGAATTAAAGAAACTCCGTTGCTCTTTACATCCAAAGAAGCTCCTGTTTCGGTGATGATGTTGAGTTTTGTAGGGACTGTTAAGCTATAATTTACATTATTTGAGGAGTATTCATTTTCATTGATTTTACCAATCTCATCAATCTTTTTGGGAAGATAACAGTTCAAAGGTGGGATGTAATTAAACCCACCGGTTGCTTCGGAAGCTGTTCTTGCACCAGCCAATAACTGATAAATGTAAACATTTTTAGTGGCTTTAATGTACATGTTGAAATGACCATAAGCTTGCTCAATGTACGCATTGTTATCGGTTGTATAATATTGTCCAGCATTTAATGTTACAACAGGTGCCGCTCCATTATTAATATAAATTTCGGTATTGTTTTCAGTGGCTAATATGATCGCTTTCTCCATATTGGAACTGGTCTCTCCATTTCCTTTCATTAGTACAAATTCCTGACCCAGTTTATCTACAGGAACACCTTGGTCCATCAATATATCCGAAGAGTTGGAGAGGTCGCCGGCATATTGCCCATTGAAATTTCCATTAGCAATAACAATTGGTTTGTCAGACACTATTTTTGCGCCGATATAACCAGTATAGTTGTCTTCATAAGCCCCTGTCCCATCGATGATATATGATTGGCCTTTGTTTAAGGTAAATGTAATTTGAGAACGATTGATGCCATCTGAAAACTTAACGCTCGATTCAAAATCAGTGATTGTTACTTTGGTATTATCCTCCGTCGCCATGATGCTGTTCATGAAATTCAGAATGGCATTTTTTACAGTGATTGGGGCCATGACGGCGCGGAATTCGGTCCCTAAACCAGCGGTTCCTTTTGAGGTTTGTATTTCACCATGATTTGTGACCGAGAATCGTAAAGTGGCAAAAAAGGGCTTGTCGCCTTTCAAATAAAGACCCATTGCTACAGGTGTAAACAAATCGGATTGGTTTGTGGTGATAATCCTGTTTCTTTGTGCATTAGGAATGCTATATTTTACAGGATTATTTTTGCTAATGTTGACTGAAGCTACTACAATATTGTTGTGGTAAATATCAACTTTGAAAGGAGTTGTTTCATTTGTTGAGAGATATATCGACTGATATTGTGATGTATTTCTAACCCGGTCGACCATCGGGGCAAACCAATGTTCCCGGTCGAGTTGTGCAAAAGAAATAAAGAAAATAAAGGAAAATAAAAAGAGTAATAATTTTTTCATTTTAAATACATAGTTCCCTGCAAATGTAATATTTTAAAACAAAATTAATAGGCATTAGCAGATTCGTAATTCATTATGTGGGGTTTCATAATATCTAATAAATTTTTTCTGAAATGATTTTAAATTTTACTTTTTGAATAATTGATGTATTTGTTTTTAAAGGCTAACTTTGTGTTTATTCTGATTATTATGAAAAAATTCCTCTTTTCCTTCCTTTTGATTTTAAGTTTTATTGGTGGTTTTTCGCAAACCGATACCGCTCAGGTGGTCAGTTTAAACCGGAAAAATTCGGTCGAAGCGCTCACACAACCCTATGTAATATTGATATCAAGTGATGGTTTCCGATATGATTATGCTGAAAAATATAAAGCGGACCATCTTTTAAAGTTGGCAAAAACCGGTGTTTCGGCAGCGATGTTGCCCAGTTTTCCGTCGATAACTTTTCCTAATCACTGGAGTTTGATTACCGGTTTGTATCCTGCTCATCATGGTTTGATCGATAATTTTTTCTACGATTATCAAAAGAAAGAGTTCTACAAAATGAGCAGCAAAGAAAATGCAGAAGACGGAAGCTGGTACGGAGGAACGCCGCTTTGGAGTTTGGCGGAAAAACAGGGAATGTTATCTGCATCGATGATGTGGGTCGGTTCGGCAAGCGATGCCGGTGGTGCGCGGCCAACTTATTATTATCATTATCACGAGAAATTCAGTCCCATTGAAAAAGTAGATAAAGTCATCGATTGGTTAAAATTGCCGGCTGACCGGCGTCCTCACTTTATTACGTTGTATTTTCCTGAAGTTGACGGTGCCGGTCATCATTTTGGGCCAGACAGTAAAGAGGCGGTAAACGCAGTTCATCTGACTGATTCTGCCGTCGGAACATTGGTCGAAAAAGTAAATCAGTTGGGACTTAAAAATGTAAATTTCATTTTTGTCGCCGATCATGGAATGATAAAAGTTGATCTTGAAAAACCAATTGCCATTCCTGAAATCCTTTTCGACAAAAGCCGTTTTGACTTTTACAATGCAAATACTTTATTAAGAGTAGTGGTGAAAAATCCGGCAGAAGTAAATGCGGTTTATCGGGAATTAAAGAAAAGCAAAACCGCCGACTATGACGTTTTTCTCGACAAAAAATTTCCGAAAAAATTGAACTTCTCACCGAAAGATGATCGGTATAACCGAATTGGTCAAATTCTACTGGTGCCAAAAGCGCCCAAAGTATTTTTAGAAAAAGGCAAAAAAACATCGTTGGGAAAACACGGCTACAGTCCGTATGAAGTTCCTGAAATGAAGGCTGCTTTTATTGCTTTTGGCCCAGCCTTTAAACAAAATAGAAAAATAGCTGAATTTCAAAACGTAAATATTTACCCGATTGTTACTGATATTTTAAATTTAAAAATTACGGAGCCGATTGATGGAACGCAAAAAACAGCGAAAGAAATCCTCAAAAAATAACAAAAAAATCCGGCTGAGTTCTCAACCGGATTTTTAATTATATAAGGATTCTTAATTTTTAAAAGACTGCATGTCAATGACAAAACGGTACCTCACGTCGCTCTTTAACATTCTTTCGTAAGCCTTGTTGATGTATTGTATATTGATCATTTCAATTTCCGGTAAAATATTGTGTTCGCCGCAGAAATCAAGCATTTCCTGAGTTTCTTTAATTCCACCAATGACAGAACCGGCAACGGATCTTCTTCCTAAAATCATCGGTGGCGTCGATAGCGCATCTTCCAGTTTTCCGATAAATCCTACTAAAACCAAAGTTCCATTGATGTTCAATGTTGCCAGATAGGGATTGATATCGTGATCGTAAGGAACAGTGTCGATGATCAAATCGAATTTTCCGGCTGCCGCTTTCATTTCATTTTCGTAGGTCGAAATGACCACGGCGTGTGCTCCTAAATCCAACGCATCCTGAATTTTATCAGGGCTTCTGGAGATTAAAGTTACTTCGGCGCCCAATGCTCTTGCCAGTTTGATCGCCATGTGGCCTAATCCTCCCAAACCAACGACTGCGACTTTGCTGCCTTCTTTTACGTTCCAGTGTTTCAATGGTGACCAGGTGGTGATTCCCGCACAAAGTAACGGTGCAACCGCTTTTAAGTCTAAGTTTTCTGGAATGTGTAAAACAAAATCTTCGTCAACTATTATCTTTTCGGAATATCCTCCAAAGGTTTGTTGGTTTAAGTATTTATCTCTTCCGTTGTAGGTTCCGGTGGATCCGTTGAGGCAATATTGTTCCAGATCGTGTCTGCAGCTTTCGCATTCTCTGCAGGAATCCACCAGACAGCCAACACCAGCTAAATCGCCGACTTTAAATTTGGTCACTTCATCGCCCACTTTGGTTATTCTTCCGATAATTTCGTGTCCGGGAACGGCGGGATATTTTGTGCCGCCCCAATCGTTTCTGGCCGTATGCAAATCACTGTGACAAACGCCGCAATATAGAATGTCAATTTCGATATCTTTCGGCTGCACCTCTCGCCGGTCGATGGTCATTTCTTTTAAATCATCATCTTTCGAGGGGGTTCCAAATGCTTTTATATGAAGGTTGTTGCTCATGCTTTAAAATTTTAATTCAACAAAGATAGTGGGTTAAGGAAAGATAGACTGTTAATAAAGTCCTAAATAAGTGTTGAC includes these proteins:
- a CDS encoding alkaline phosphatase family protein, with product MKKFLFSFLLILSFIGGFSQTDTAQVVSLNRKNSVEALTQPYVILISSDGFRYDYAEKYKADHLLKLAKTGVSAAMLPSFPSITFPNHWSLITGLYPAHHGLIDNFFYDYQKKEFYKMSSKENAEDGSWYGGTPLWSLAEKQGMLSASMMWVGSASDAGGARPTYYYHYHEKFSPIEKVDKVIDWLKLPADRRPHFITLYFPEVDGAGHHFGPDSKEAVNAVHLTDSAVGTLVEKVNQLGLKNVNFIFVADHGMIKVDLEKPIAIPEILFDKSRFDFYNANTLLRVVVKNPAEVNAVYRELKKSKTADYDVFLDKKFPKKLNFSPKDDRYNRIGQILLVPKAPKVFLEKGKKTSLGKHGYSPYEVPEMKAAFIAFGPAFKQNRKIAEFQNVNIYPIVTDILNLKITEPIDGTQKTAKEILKK
- a CDS encoding NAD(P)-dependent alcohol dehydrogenase; translated protein: MSNNLHIKAFGTPSKDDDLKEMTIDRREVQPKDIEIDILYCGVCHSDLHTARNDWGGTKYPAVPGHEIIGRITKVGDEVTKFKVGDLAGVGCLVDSCRECESCRHDLEQYCLNGSTGTYNGRDKYLNQQTFGGYSEKIIVDEDFVLHIPENLDLKAVAPLLCAGITTWSPLKHWNVKEGSKVAVVGLGGLGHMAIKLARALGAEVTLISRSPDKIQDALDLGAHAVVISTYENEMKAAAGKFDLIIDTVPYDHDINPYLATLNINGTLVLVGFIGKLEDALSTPPMILGRRSVAGSVIGGIKETQEMLDFCGEHNILPEIEMINIQYINKAYERMLKSDVRYRFVIDMQSFKN
- a CDS encoding T9SS type B sorting domain-containing protein produces the protein MKKLLLFLFSFIFFISFAQLDREHWFAPMVDRVRNTSQYQSIYLSTNETTPFKVDIYHNNIVVASVNISKNNPVKYSIPNAQRNRIITTNQSDLFTPVAMGLYLKGDKPFFATLRFSVTNHGEIQTSKGTAGLGTEFRAVMAPITVKNAILNFMNSIMATEDNTKVTITDFESSVKFSDGINRSQITFTLNKGQSYIIDGTGAYEDNYTGYIGAKIVSDKPIVIANGNFNGQYAGDLSNSSDILMDQGVPVDKLGQEFVLMKGNGETSSNMEKAIILATENNTEIYINNGAAPVVTLNAGQYYTTDNNAYIEQAYGHFNMYIKATKNVYIYQLLAGARTASEATGGFNYIPPLNCYLPKKIDEIGKINENEYSSNNVNYSLTVPTKLNIITETGASLDVKSNGVSLILNASNGPFDVSGNNTWVTYSIPNITGNIAIYSSKAVTAGISAGNDAVGYGGYFAGFSSIPLITKTEGDCLPDVKLEVTEGFDRYEWLQKVGTIYVPAPGVNNTFVYIPTQAGIYAVKVKQGSCDEIQTRDFKFYNCTTFTNYDFTTCTSQDITPIFVLSSQTINTPTLTINTPPTKGTAVINADGTITYTANPNATGTDTFKFSFCGNGDIPDCEILQATINLNQIATSNVILKKCSSINSAVFNLNDAVVTPDATAQKTYYSDAGLQNLIPNNQLANYPGKEGDFIYVYIKNSFGCDAVATITLAIDSPPVINENLYTKNHCDEDVDGIIDGKYSVNVNSITPVVIQNNTGLTIRYYENEMKAITGGSDNITGVYVFSTAYHEVWIRVDTLGDCPPTVKKIVLNIGTKLNINNAVSDFACDNDLDNEVNINLASYIALFSTDSTVAATYFDDLTKAQNNFAGENINANQIIKGNKIFYFRLKKQGFCDAIGTLNLNLRQPKISAVLKDKKICPDAKTSLDAGSGFDRYLWSTGEKTQVIQNVPINDYWVDLYSNGCIYRQNVSITAIALPQITRIDIQGSIVSVNVNGGNPPYQYAIDNLNYQSSNVFLNVRGGDHTISVISADNCTPVSVDINVIQLYNAITPNDDGINDVLNYSGLLKKNEPSLQIYNRSGQTIFSGDKNNRFSWNGKFAGRAVNTGTYWYVMSWKEPGHETLTQYSGWVLVKIRE